In Pseudochaenichthys georgianus chromosome 6, fPseGeo1.2, whole genome shotgun sequence, a single window of DNA contains:
- the LOC117447635 gene encoding G-protein coupled receptor 22-like, with amino-acid sequence MHILPCCEQEATMSNVTVTDNTEPISRTMSPATPGPYPYPVSFQVSLTGFLMLEILLGLSSNLTVLALYCMKSNLISSVSNIVTMNLHVLDVLICVCCIPLTIVVVLLSLEGDTALVCCFHEACVSFASVATAANVLAITLDRYDISVKPANRVLTMGRALTLLAGIWVLSFISFLVPFIEVGFFAQGQADLNQTVVENVVHTNQYYTELGLYYHLLAQIPIFFLTVVVMLITYSKILQALNIRIGTRFHASQKKKARRKNPSMTAMTPQQDATDASQSSGSRMPTLGMRTSVSLIIALRRAVKRHRERRARQKRVFRMSLLIVSTFLLCWTPITVLNTVILSVGPSDLMVKLRLGFLVMAYGTTIFHPLLYAFTRQKFQKVLKSKMKKRVVSIIEADPTPNNAIIHNSWIDPKRNKKVTFEDKDARQKCLSSEDVE; translated from the coding sequence ATGCATATCCTTCCCTGCTGTGAACAAGAAGCCACCATGAGCAACGTCACGGTCACCGACAACACCGAGCCCATCAGCCGCACCATGAGTCCGGCAACTCCCGGTCCGTATCCCTATCCTGTTAGTTTCCAGGTCTCCCTGACTGGCTTCCTCATGTTGGAGATCCTCCTGGGCCTGAGCTCTAACCTCACTGTGCTTGCCCTTTACTGTATGAAGTCAAACCTCATTAGTTCTGTCAGTAACATCGTCACTATGAACCTTCATGTGTTGGATGTGCTCATCTGTGTGTGCTGCATCCCTCTCACCATTGTGGTTGTGCTGCTCTCCCTGGAGGGAGACACTGCACTCGTCTGCTGCTTCCATGAAGCCTGCGTCTCCTTCGCTAGCGTCGCCACTGCTGCTAACGTGCTGGCTATCACCCTTGATCGCTACgacatttcagtcaaaccagCCAACCGGGTGCTGACAATGGGCCGTGCCCTGACCCTGCTGGCTGGCATATGGGTGTTATCCTTCATTAGTTTCCTGGTACCATTTATTGAGGTGGGTTTCTTCGCCCAGGGCCAAGCTGATCTGAACCAGACAGTGGTGGAGAATGTGGTCCACACTAACCAGTACTACACAGAACTTGGCCTGTATTACCACCTGCTGGCTCAGATTCCTATTTTCTTCCTTACTGTCGTTGTCATGCTCATCACCTACTCAAAGATCCTGCAGGCTCTCAACATTCGCATTGGCACGCGTTTCCACGCTTCACAGAAGAAGAAGGCTCGCAGGAAAAATCCATCCATGACAGCCATGACACCACAGCAGGATGCCACAGATGCATCACAGAGCAGTGGCAGCCGCATGCCCACACTGGGTATGCGTACATCCGTCTCTCTCATCATCGCCTTGCGAAGGGCTGTCAAGCGCCACAGAGAAAGGAGAGCGCGCCAAAAGAGGGTTTTCAGGATGTCCCTCCTGATTGTGTCGACCTTCCTGCTGTGCTGGACACCCATCACAGTGCTCAACACAGTCATCCTGAGTGTGGGCCCCAGTGACCTAATGGTCAAGTTAAGACTTGGCTTCCTGGTCATGGCTTATGGGACCACTATCTTTCACCCTTTATTGTATGCCTTCACTAGGCAAAAGTTCCAGAAAGTCTTGAAAAGCAAGATGAAGAAGCGAGTGGTGTCAATCATTGAGGCAGATCCCACTCCTAATAATGCCATTATCCACAACTCCTGGATCGACCCAAAGAGAAACAAAAAGGTGACATTTGAGGACAAAGATGCCCGACAGAAATGTCTGTCTTCTGAGGATGTGGAGTGA